The Kiritimatiellia bacterium genome contains a region encoding:
- a CDS encoding class I SAM-dependent RNA methyltransferase, producing the protein MRDLTQRGELLVTFARGASEIVAAELRDLGYSSKPADETARTTEGNLEDVMRLNLWLRAAQRVLMPVASASARDPQELYSAMVAEPWERLLHPDGYISVTASVREAEVRDPRYAALKLKDAIVDRIAKICGRRPDSGGRRDRAVLHLHWAGGVATVSIDTSGEPLSRRGYRLQPGRAPMQESLAAACILASPWRGSTPFVNPMCGSGTLAIEAALIASNRAPGLLRDNFGFFHVRGFREREWKRLKSDARAGITRITPPCEIIASDISPRAVEAARANAERAEVAVDIRFEVCDFADTTIPPSPGVIFLNPEYGERLGDAEALAPVYTRIGDFLKQRCTGYVGYVFTANLALAKRIGLRSRRRLAFFNANLEGRLLEFELYAGSRKATSRPER; encoded by the coding sequence ATGAGAGACCTCACCCAGCGGGGCGAGCTGCTAGTCACTTTTGCGCGCGGCGCGTCTGAGATTGTCGCCGCGGAGCTGAGAGATCTCGGGTATTCGTCCAAGCCCGCCGATGAAACGGCCCGCACCACCGAGGGCAACCTTGAAGATGTCATGCGGCTCAACCTCTGGCTTCGAGCAGCGCAGCGCGTCCTGATGCCGGTGGCGTCGGCCTCAGCACGGGATCCGCAGGAACTATACTCGGCCATGGTCGCCGAGCCATGGGAGCGTCTCCTTCATCCCGATGGCTACATTTCGGTCACCGCCTCGGTCCGTGAAGCGGAAGTGCGCGATCCTCGCTACGCTGCGCTCAAATTAAAGGACGCCATCGTCGACCGGATTGCAAAAATCTGCGGACGGCGCCCGGACTCGGGCGGCCGCCGCGACCGCGCGGTTCTGCACCTCCATTGGGCCGGCGGGGTTGCCACGGTCAGCATTGACACCAGCGGCGAGCCGCTTTCGCGGCGCGGATACCGACTCCAGCCGGGCCGTGCGCCCATGCAGGAATCGCTCGCCGCCGCCTGCATCCTCGCCAGCCCGTGGCGAGGCTCAACGCCCTTTGTCAATCCGATGTGCGGCAGCGGAACCCTCGCAATCGAGGCCGCCCTGATCGCCTCCAATCGGGCGCCTGGCCTGCTGCGCGACAACTTTGGATTTTTCCATGTCAGGGGCTTCCGCGAAAGGGAGTGGAAACGGCTGAAAAGCGACGCACGCGCCGGAATCACGCGGATCACCCCTCCCTGCGAAATCATCGCTTCGGACATCAGCCCGCGCGCCGTTGAGGCGGCTCGGGCAAATGCGGAACGCGCGGAAGTCGCAGTTGACATCCGGTTTGAAGTGTGCGATTTCGCCGATACGACAATCCCGCCCTCGCCCGGGGTGATTTTCCTGAACCCCGAGTACGGCGAACGCTTGGGCGACGCGGAGGCCCTCGCGCCCGTCTATACGCGGATTGGCGACTTTCTGAAGCAGCGATGCACCGGCTACGTTGGCTACGTCTTCACTGCCAACCTGGCGCTGGCCAAACGGATCGGCCTGAGAAGCCGGCGCCGCCTCGCATTCTTCAACGCCAACCTCGAGGGGCGCCTGCTCGAATTCGAGCTATATGCTGGTTCGCGGAAGGCGACCTCCCGTCCCGAGCGATGA
- a CDS encoding SIS domain-containing protein: MNWDAVAADHLAVLDEVINRLRPDVERTAELLAGRLKVGGKVLICGNGGSAADAQHIAGELVNRFLRERAPYAAVALTTDTSILTAIGNDYSFELIFEKQVRALGRAGDVLLAISTSGRAANVIRAARAAREIGLTVVTMTGGTGGDLITLADIPLNISCTKSTPRIQEGHLLLYHALCERLEELMEAGP, encoded by the coding sequence ATGAATTGGGATGCTGTGGCGGCCGACCACCTTGCCGTGCTGGACGAGGTCATCAATCGCCTCCGTCCGGACGTGGAACGGACCGCTGAATTGCTCGCGGGTCGCTTGAAGGTCGGTGGAAAAGTCCTGATCTGCGGAAATGGCGGAAGCGCGGCCGACGCGCAGCACATCGCGGGGGAACTGGTAAACCGGTTTCTGCGCGAAAGAGCCCCCTATGCCGCCGTCGCGCTCACCACCGACACCTCGATCCTCACCGCGATTGGCAACGATTACAGCTTCGAGCTGATCTTTGAAAAACAGGTGCGCGCCCTCGGCCGTGCCGGAGATGTGTTGTTGGCGATTTCCACCAGTGGCCGCGCCGCCAACGTGATCCGCGCGGCTCGCGCGGCCCGGGAGATTGGCCTGACGGTCGTGACGATGACCGGCGGCACGGGGGGCGATCTCATAACCCTCGCGGACATTCCGCTCAACATCTCCTGCACGAAATCGACGCCGCGCATCCAGGAGGGCCACCTGCTGCTCTACCACGCTCTATGCGAGCGGCTAGAAGAGCTGATGGAGGCCGGGCCTTGA
- a CDS encoding Asp23/Gls24 family envelope stress response protein — MANVAHPKTADSHVSADHPDLLGEHVENANELGTVQIHNSVIATIARVAALKIDGVVDLSGGLVDGLAGMIGKKSADRGVRVEFEDSSVVIDVHVILAFGVRIPHVAWQLQNEIRKAVEQMTGKPVRAVNIIVQGIRVPPPAQTREEESQA; from the coding sequence ATGGCAAACGTCGCGCACCCCAAAACGGCCGATTCCCATGTATCAGCCGACCATCCCGATCTTCTCGGAGAACATGTCGAGAATGCGAATGAGCTGGGAACCGTCCAGATTCACAACAGCGTCATTGCCACCATCGCGCGCGTCGCGGCACTGAAAATCGACGGGGTTGTGGATTTGTCCGGCGGGCTGGTGGACGGCTTGGCGGGGATGATCGGGAAAAAAAGCGCCGATCGAGGCGTACGGGTTGAATTCGAGGATTCGTCCGTGGTCATCGACGTCCACGTCATCCTGGCGTTCGGCGTTCGCATTCCGCACGTGGCCTGGCAACTGCAGAATGAAATCCGCAAGGCGGTCGAACAGATGACGGGCAAGCCGGTGCGTGCGGTAAATATCATCGTGCAGGGCATCCGCGTTCCGCCGCCGGCCCAGACGCGCGAGGAGGAATCGCAGGCGTGA
- the accC gene encoding acetyl-CoA carboxylase biotin carboxylase subunit has translation MFERILIANRGEIAVRIIRACKELGIKSVAVYSTADARSLHVQMADEAICIGPPPAKDSYLKIANIISAAEVADVDAIHPGYGFLAENAHFAEICRNCNIHFIGPSPQSIRLMGNKSVARETMRKAGVPVAPGSEGVVRTKEEAVRVAQQIGYPVLIKAVAGGGGKGMRVARNDVSVVQGFMMASSEAERAFSNPEVYIEKFVDQARHIEIQVIADQHGNACHLCERDCSIQRRHQKLVEEALSPVIDHELRERLGRAALRAVEAVEYQNAGTIEFLFDVQTREFYFMEMNTRIQVEHPVTEQITGIDLIKEQIRIAAGEKLSFQQSDIKPRGHAIEFRVNAENPYRDFAPSPGRVQFVHMPGGIGVRVDSHVYSGYEIPPHYDSMIGKIIVTAEDRPKALARLNRALSEFVIEGVSTTVPVGLALLADARFQRGEYTTTFLENFMKESFLMNNP, from the coding sequence ATGTTTGAACGCATTTTGATTGCCAATCGGGGCGAAATTGCTGTCCGCATCATTCGCGCCTGCAAGGAGCTGGGGATCAAATCCGTGGCCGTTTATTCCACGGCGGACGCGCGTTCGCTCCATGTCCAGATGGCCGATGAGGCGATTTGCATTGGCCCGCCGCCGGCCAAAGACAGCTACCTCAAGATCGCAAACATCATCAGCGCGGCGGAGGTGGCAGACGTCGACGCCATTCACCCCGGGTACGGATTTCTGGCGGAAAATGCCCACTTCGCCGAAATTTGCCGGAATTGCAACATCCACTTCATCGGCCCCTCGCCCCAGAGCATACGGCTGATGGGCAACAAATCGGTCGCGCGCGAGACGATGCGCAAGGCCGGCGTGCCGGTCGCGCCCGGCAGCGAGGGGGTTGTGAGGACGAAGGAAGAGGCGGTGCGCGTTGCGCAGCAGATCGGATATCCCGTACTGATCAAGGCCGTCGCCGGCGGTGGGGGCAAGGGGATGCGCGTTGCGCGGAATGACGTCAGCGTCGTCCAGGGGTTCATGATGGCGAGTTCCGAGGCGGAACGGGCCTTTTCGAACCCCGAGGTGTACATTGAAAAATTCGTGGACCAAGCGCGCCACATTGAAATCCAGGTGATTGCGGACCAGCACGGCAACGCCTGCCATCTGTGCGAACGCGATTGTTCCATCCAGAGGCGCCACCAGAAGCTGGTTGAGGAGGCGCTCTCCCCCGTGATCGATCACGAGCTTCGCGAGCGACTGGGCCGAGCGGCGCTCCGCGCCGTGGAGGCGGTGGAGTACCAGAATGCGGGCACCATCGAGTTCCTGTTCGACGTTCAGACGCGCGAGTTCTATTTCATGGAGATGAACACGCGCATCCAGGTTGAGCACCCCGTCACCGAGCAGATTACCGGCATCGACCTCATCAAGGAACAGATTCGGATCGCTGCGGGGGAAAAATTGTCGTTTCAGCAGTCCGACATCAAGCCGCGCGGGCATGCCATTGAATTTCGGGTGAACGCGGAAAATCCCTATCGCGATTTCGCGCCCTCGCCGGGGCGGGTCCAGTTTGTGCACATGCCGGGCGGGATTGGCGTGCGGGTGGACTCTCACGTCTACTCGGGGTATGAAATTCCTCCGCACTACGACAGCATGATTGGCAAAATCATCGTCACGGCGGAGGACCGGCCGAAGGCGCTTGCGCGGCTGAACCGCGCGTTGTCCGAATTCGTGATCGAAGGGGTCTCGACCACCGTGCCCGTTGGGCTCGCGCTCCTGGCGGACGCGCGGTTTCAGCGCGGCGAATACACGACGACCTTCCTGGAGAATTTCATGAAGGAAAGCTTTCTGATGAACAACCCGTAA
- the tmk gene encoding dTMP kinase, translating to MRTGRFITFEGPEGSGKSTQARRLVARLREMGAEVVHVREPGGTPTGEAIRRILQHDEAGEPLAHETELFLFAASRAQLVRRVILPALERGAVVVCDRFADSTTAYQGFGRGLPMDALQTIRALAVDGAEPDLTLLLDIPVALGFERVRSRQQDLFEGVDRIEREELAFHERVREGYLQLARENPRRFRRIDASRDPEQVAVEVWEAVQDVLR from the coding sequence ATGAGGACCGGCCGATTCATTACGTTTGAAGGCCCCGAGGGCAGCGGCAAGTCCACGCAGGCCCGTCGTCTGGTGGCGCGGCTCCGAGAAATGGGCGCTGAGGTGGTTCATGTTCGGGAACCGGGCGGGACGCCCACCGGTGAGGCGATCCGTAGAATCCTGCAGCATGATGAGGCGGGCGAACCGTTGGCGCACGAAACCGAGCTTTTTCTCTTCGCGGCCAGCCGCGCGCAACTGGTTCGCAGGGTGATTTTACCGGCCCTTGAACGGGGCGCGGTGGTCGTTTGCGACCGATTTGCCGACTCAACCACAGCGTATCAGGGTTTTGGGCGCGGCCTTCCGATGGATGCCTTGCAGACGATCCGAGCCCTGGCCGTTGATGGCGCGGAGCCGGACCTGACGCTGCTTCTCGACATTCCCGTCGCCCTTGGCTTTGAAAGGGTCCGAAGTCGGCAACAGGATCTGTTTGAGGGGGTTGACCGCATCGAGCGGGAAGAGCTGGCGTTCCATGAGCGCGTACGCGAGGGCTATCTGCAGTTGGCCCGCGAAAACCCGCGTCGGTTCCGACGGATCGACGCCTCACGGGATCCTGAGCAGGTGGCGGTCGAAGTTTGGGAGGCCGTCCAGGATGTTCTGCGCTGA
- a CDS encoding PfkB family carbohydrate kinase, with protein sequence MTTRARNSDPIDVVVVGSVGIDTVETPVDRREHVLGGSASYACAAASFFARVGMVGVVGTDFPTAYLQLFRKFGIDTEGLQIVPGETFRWSGVYEANMDIRRTISTELNVFANFSPELPQRYRRAPFLFLANISPSLQLHVLQQVQKPRFVMLDTMDLWINTAREELIRAIGRVDMLTLNESEARHLTGRHALVKAARHLLEMGPSYVCIKKGEHGSILFTRKSIVLMPAFLLEDVKDPTGAGDTFAGGFLGALARNRVVNERAIRRAMMYGSVVASFGVEEFSLDRLARIKRADVEKRARLFRRMIGA encoded by the coding sequence TTGACCACCCGCGCACGCAACTCAGACCCCATCGATGTCGTAGTCGTGGGCTCGGTCGGCATCGACACGGTCGAGACGCCGGTCGACCGTCGCGAGCACGTCCTGGGCGGGTCGGCAAGTTATGCCTGCGCGGCGGCCTCCTTTTTCGCGCGCGTTGGCATGGTGGGGGTGGTCGGCACGGATTTTCCAACCGCATACCTGCAACTCTTTAGAAAATTCGGCATCGACACCGAGGGTCTTCAAATCGTGCCGGGTGAAACATTCCGATGGAGCGGCGTCTATGAGGCCAACATGGACATCCGCCGCACGATCAGCACCGAATTGAATGTATTCGCCAATTTTTCGCCAGAGCTGCCGCAGCGTTACCGACGGGCCCCTTTTTTATTTCTGGCGAACATCTCGCCCTCGTTGCAGCTCCATGTGCTTCAACAGGTGCAAAAACCCCGCTTCGTCATGCTGGATACAATGGACCTGTGGATTAACACGGCACGCGAGGAACTGATCCGGGCCATTGGCCGGGTTGACATGCTGACGCTCAATGAGTCGGAGGCCCGCCATCTGACTGGGCGGCACGCGCTCGTCAAGGCGGCGCGCCATCTGCTGGAGATGGGCCCGTCTTACGTGTGCATCAAAAAGGGCGAACACGGCAGCATTCTGTTCACGCGCAAATCGATCGTTCTGATGCCGGCATTCCTGCTGGAGGACGTCAAGGATCCAACCGGCGCAGGCGACACCTTCGCCGGCGGTTTTTTGGGCGCGCTCGCGAGGAACCGCGTAGTCAATGAGCGCGCGATACGCCGCGCCATGATGTATGGTAGCGTCGTCGCATCCTTTGGCGTTGAGGAATTCAGCCTCGACCGCCTCGCCCGGATCAAACGCGCGGATGTTGAGAAGCGGGCCAGACTGTTTCGTAGGATGATTGGGGCCTGA
- a CDS encoding LysM peptidoglycan-binding domain-containing protein, translating to MSRITRFGLLVGAWLAAAGAAMAQTSHVVRAGDTLERIARQYGVRTSALIAANDLERPDELPIGKRLIIPRPDEPIRKRYTVEEGDTLQGIARDHGLTADQLARLNRLDDPNKLKPGQILEIPLDATRRLPSPKYPLPENLRRELDQIPVRPGRWRYIVIHHSATDTGNAQTMDHYHRVRRRMENGLAYHFVIGNGRGMPDGQIAIGRRWRTQIKGGHLASDALNEIAIGICLVGNFEKSRPTPAQVRSLSALISYLMQRTRNSASAVRTHRQINTKPTICPGRHFPTRAILENLP from the coding sequence ATGAGCCGCATCACCCGTTTCGGACTGCTCGTTGGCGCATGGCTCGCCGCCGCGGGCGCCGCCATGGCCCAAACCTCGCATGTGGTGCGCGCAGGAGATACGCTCGAACGCATCGCCCGGCAGTACGGGGTGCGGACCTCGGCGCTGATCGCAGCCAACGATCTCGAGCGGCCGGACGAACTGCCCATCGGCAAACGCCTCATCATCCCGCGGCCCGACGAGCCGATCCGAAAACGATATACCGTCGAGGAGGGCGACACGCTCCAGGGCATTGCGCGCGACCACGGCCTCACCGCTGACCAGCTCGCGCGACTCAACCGGCTGGACGACCCCAACAAGCTGAAGCCCGGGCAGATCCTTGAGATCCCTCTTGATGCCACCCGCCGACTCCCATCGCCGAAATATCCGCTACCCGAGAATCTTCGACGCGAGCTGGACCAAATCCCCGTGCGCCCGGGGCGCTGGCGGTACATCGTCATCCACCACAGCGCCACCGACACGGGGAATGCGCAAACCATGGACCACTATCACCGCGTGCGCCGCCGGATGGAAAACGGACTTGCTTATCATTTTGTGATTGGAAACGGCCGGGGCATGCCGGACGGCCAGATCGCCATTGGTCGGCGCTGGCGCACCCAGATCAAGGGAGGCCACCTGGCCAGCGACGCGCTTAATGAAATCGCCATCGGAATCTGCCTCGTGGGCAACTTCGAAAAAAGCCGCCCCACGCCGGCACAGGTTCGCAGCCTGTCCGCGCTCATCAGCTACCTGATGCAGCGCACCCGTAACAGCGCTTCCGCCGTGCGGACGCACCGCC
- the accB gene encoding acetyl-CoA carboxylase biotin carboxyl carrier protein — translation MDIKDIKRILELMKENDISEFELAEQGFRLTLKRRLGGEPHVVLAAPVTPQGAPAIQPAALPQAAPAPAASAPAPTPAAAPAEAPSNLVEIKSPMVGTFYRAPSPEAEPFVSVGKEIEEDSVVCIIEAMKVMNEIKAEVKGVVRKILVENATPVEFGQPLFLVEPR, via the coding sequence ATGGACATCAAGGATATCAAACGAATCCTCGAGTTGATGAAGGAGAATGATATTTCGGAATTTGAGCTGGCGGAGCAGGGATTCCGCCTGACGTTGAAACGCCGGCTCGGCGGCGAACCGCACGTGGTTTTGGCGGCGCCGGTGACGCCGCAAGGGGCGCCTGCGATTCAGCCAGCGGCCCTGCCTCAGGCCGCTCCGGCCCCAGCGGCTTCCGCCCCGGCCCCCACTCCTGCGGCTGCCCCGGCTGAGGCGCCCAGCAATCTTGTCGAAATTAAGTCGCCTATGGTCGGAACCTTCTATCGGGCGCCCTCGCCGGAAGCGGAGCCCTTTGTCTCTGTTGGCAAAGAGATCGAGGAAGATAGCGTCGTCTGCATCATTGAGGCCATGAAGGTGATGAATGAGATCAAGGCGGAAGTGAAGGGGGTCGTGCGAAAGATTCTGGTCGAGAACGCTACCCCTGTGGAATTCGGGCAACCTCTGTTTCTGGTCGAACCCCGCTGA
- the cysS gene encoding cysteine--tRNA ligase, which translates to MPLRLFNTLSRALETFEPIEPGRVRMYTCGPTVYNRAHIGNFRAYMFEDLLRRHLKWSGFQVVQVMNLTDVDDKTIRASIEEKIPLKEFTKRYIDAFFQDIAVLGIERAEHYPAATDHIPEMIEMIRVLMEKGIAYRSDDGSVYFSIQKFPKYGALARLDRAGLRPGARVAQDEFDKEDAADFALWKAWSEKDGDVWWDSPWGRGRPGWHIECSAMSIRYLGPSFDIHCGGVDNIFPHHECEIAQSESVTGQPFVRYWLHCAHLIVDGRKMSKSLGNFLTLDDLLREGFSGREIRYQLLATHYRQTLNFTREGLHAARAALQRVDEFTARLRDRAGRAAAGPLPAWAVEGREAFRAAMDDDLNISGALAALFDLLRAGNKALDEGSVSPDAAAATLEMLADLDRVLGVLTPSEAAPDAEVLELVERRQAARAAKNWAESDRLRNEIIRRGWVVQDTPQGPKLRRAT; encoded by the coding sequence ATGCCCCTTCGTCTTTTCAACACGCTGTCGCGTGCGTTGGAAACGTTCGAGCCGATCGAACCCGGTCGCGTCCGGATGTATACCTGCGGGCCTACCGTTTACAACCGGGCGCATATTGGCAACTTCCGCGCCTATATGTTTGAGGACCTGTTACGCCGCCACCTGAAATGGTCAGGCTTTCAGGTCGTCCAGGTGATGAATCTCACGGACGTCGACGACAAAACGATTCGCGCATCGATCGAAGAGAAGATTCCCCTCAAAGAGTTCACGAAGAGATATATCGACGCGTTTTTCCAGGACATCGCTGTCTTGGGAATCGAACGGGCGGAGCACTACCCCGCTGCCACAGACCACATCCCGGAAATGATCGAGATGATCCGGGTCCTGATGGAGAAGGGCATCGCCTATCGATCCGACGACGGGTCGGTCTATTTCAGCATCCAGAAATTTCCGAAGTATGGCGCGCTCGCGCGGCTGGATCGCGCCGGACTGCGGCCCGGCGCGCGGGTGGCGCAAGATGAATTCGACAAGGAGGATGCCGCCGATTTTGCGTTGTGGAAGGCGTGGTCGGAGAAGGACGGCGATGTCTGGTGGGATTCGCCGTGGGGGCGCGGGCGGCCGGGCTGGCACATCGAGTGCTCTGCCATGAGCATTCGGTATCTGGGCCCGAGTTTCGATATCCATTGTGGAGGGGTCGATAACATTTTTCCCCATCACGAGTGCGAAATCGCGCAGAGCGAGTCGGTCACGGGACAGCCGTTTGTCCGGTACTGGCTGCACTGCGCGCATTTGATCGTCGATGGCCGAAAGATGTCGAAGTCGCTCGGTAATTTTCTGACGCTGGATGACCTGCTGCGGGAGGGATTTTCCGGCCGCGAGATTCGCTATCAGCTTCTGGCGACCCATTACCGCCAGACGCTGAATTTCACCCGCGAGGGGTTGCATGCCGCTCGAGCCGCACTCCAGCGCGTGGATGAGTTCACTGCTCGTCTTCGCGATCGGGCGGGCCGGGCAGCCGCCGGGCCGCTGCCGGCGTGGGCCGTAGAGGGCCGCGAAGCCTTTCGGGCGGCCATGGATGACGACCTAAATATCTCTGGTGCGCTCGCCGCGCTGTTCGACCTCCTGCGCGCGGGAAACAAGGCTCTGGATGAAGGCTCTGTCTCGCCGGATGCGGCCGCGGCGACCCTGGAGATGCTGGCCGATCTGGACCGCGTTCTGGGGGTGCTCACGCCGTCGGAGGCGGCTCCCGATGCTGAGGTCCTCGAATTGGTCGAGCGCCGCCAAGCCGCGCGCGCCGCCAAAAATTGGGCGGAGTCCGATCGACTCCGAAATGAGATCATACGGCGCGGCTGGGTGGTCCAGGATACTCCGCAGGGACCGAAACTGCGGCGCGCGACATGA
- a CDS encoding alkaline shock response membrane anchor protein AmaP, translating into MKVIHILIGLILFAVLFAASIFVLARVFEGAEAWLAFVESLKQARISAAAAGLGLALLLVLYVVTAIPLPRKAQYIAYDIEGSSVSISLRAVEDFLGRLAQEFASIDDLKSTLSVRNGTVDVQMDVKVKAGAQIPELCRMLQERARTVLREKVGLSDIGEVRVRVQEITDKPAPEPVLTDRADTFAT; encoded by the coding sequence GTGAAGGTAATTCATATTCTGATCGGGCTGATTCTTTTCGCGGTCCTGTTTGCCGCATCGATCTTTGTCCTGGCGCGCGTTTTCGAAGGCGCGGAGGCGTGGTTGGCCTTCGTGGAATCGCTGAAGCAGGCGCGGATCTCGGCAGCTGCCGCGGGCCTGGGCCTTGCGCTCTTGCTCGTGCTCTACGTCGTCACCGCCATTCCGCTGCCCCGAAAGGCCCAGTACATCGCCTACGACATCGAGGGAAGCTCCGTCAGCATCAGCCTGCGAGCAGTCGAGGATTTCCTCGGGCGCCTCGCTCAGGAATTTGCTTCTATCGACGACCTCAAATCCACCCTCTCGGTCCGGAATGGTACCGTGGACGTGCAGATGGACGTCAAGGTAAAGGCTGGCGCCCAGATTCCGGAATTGTGCCGGATGCTACAGGAGCGCGCGCGGACGGTGCTTCGCGAAAAGGTGGGCCTGTCCGACATCGGAGAGGTTCGCGTGCGCGTGCAGGAAATCACCGACAAGCCCGCTCCGGAGCCGGTCCTTACGGACCGCGCGGACACGTTCGCAACCTGA